A DNA window from Hordeum vulgare subsp. vulgare chromosome 1H, MorexV3_pseudomolecules_assembly, whole genome shotgun sequence contains the following coding sequences:
- the LOC123445495 gene encoding kinesin-like protein KIN-10C encodes MASAASSSSSQSVRVVLRVRPLLPSEASSAAAPCVSLIGRHPGGEVTIQLKDQHTSRNECYKVDAYFGQEERVSDVFDQELSAVIPGIFEGTNATVFAYGATGSGKTYTMQGSEDVPGLIPLSVATILARCTGTWCSVEISYYEVYLERCYDLLEPKAKEIMAFDDKLGNLQLKGLAWVPVRSMEEFQEVYSIGVQRRKAAHIGLNDVSSRSHAVLSIRISNDTVKGKLNLIDLAGNEDNRKTCNEGIRLQESSKINSSLFALSNVISALKKNEPRVPYRESKLTRILQDSLGGNSRAVMIACLNPVEYQEAVHTISMAARSGHMVTNTPSTSKEQTPKVKLDMEAKLQLWLESKGKTKSVQRRNGLLSPTVWKTPSSMSHMKQPLSARVSGRAKAMDQDGAKIKKVLFDSEVHTTAENTPRPSSRGEVKTTKKEVPPSLTPCKEDKSESPLRKALSPIPSNMMTPCNVNCPPSLELKTPIGAHHIVQKNPDGTPLDKFNALGSNLKESLIQQYLEFLNVANKEELQQLKGIGEKRADYILELREDSPRPFRSLSDLGNIGLSTKQIQDILRKTATGIFK; translated from the exons ATGGCGAGCgccgcctcctcttcctcctcgcagTCAGTGCGTGTCGTGCTGCGGGTGCGTCCGCTTCTCCCGTCGGAGGCCAGCTCGGCGGCGGCCCCCTGCGTCTCCCTCATCGGCCGCCACCCCGGCGGCGAGGTCACTATCCAGCTCAAGGATCAGCACACCAG CCGGAACGAGTGCTACAAGGTGGACGCCTACTTCGGCCAAGAGGAAAGGGTTTCCGACGTATTTGACCAGGAGCTCAGCGCCGTGATCCCGGGCATCTTTGAGGGCACCAACGCGACCGTGTTTGCCTATGGGGCAACCGGCAGCGGCAAGACCTACACGATGCAG GGCAGCGAGGATGTGCCGGGGCTCATCCCTTTGTCGGTTGCGACCATCCTGGCGCGCTGCACCGGCACGTGGTGCTCCGTGGAGATCTCCTATTACGAGGTGTACCTCGAACGGTGCTATGACTTGCTCGAGCCCAAGGCAAAGGAGATCATGGCTTTCGACGACAAACTTGGCAACCTACAGCTCAAGGGCTTGGCTTGG GTCCCTGTGCGATCAATGGAGGAATTTCAGGAGGTCTACTCGATAGGTGTGCAGAGGAGAAAAGCCGCCCACATAGGCCTGAATGATGTCTCAAGTAGGAGCCATGCTGTGCTCTCTATCaggatcagtaatgatactgtcaaAGGGAAGCTTAACCTCATCGACTTGGCTG GAAATGAGGACAATAGAAAGACTTGCAATGAAGGGATCCGCCTTCAAGAAAGCTCTAAGATCAATTCTTCACTGTTTGCATTATCTAATGTCATTTCAGCTCTCAAGAAGAATGAGCCTCGGGTACCTTATAGAGAGAGTAAATTGACCCGCATACTGCAAGATTCTCTAGGAGGCAACAGCCGTGCTGTGATGATAGCTTGCCTG AATCCCGTGGAATACCAGGAGGCAGTCCACACAATAAGTATGGCTGCTCGTTCAGGCCATATGGTGACCAACACGCCTTCGACAAGCAAGGAACAGACTCCAAAAGTAAAGCTGGACATGGAAGCGAAGTTGCAATTGTGGCTGGAATCAAAGGGAAAAACCAAGAGTGTCCAAAGGAGGAATGGACTTCTGTCCCCAACTGTATGGAAGACTCCTTCTTCCATGAGCCATATGAAGCAACCACTATCTGCCCGGGTGTCGGGTAGAGCTAAAGCAATGGACCAAGACGGTGCTAAAATAAAGAA GGTGCTTTTTGATTCAGAAGTCCATACTACTGCTGAAAACACACCAAGACCGAGCTCACGAGGTGAAGTAAAGACAACTAAGAAAG AGGTACCCCCGTCGTTAACTCCTTGCAAAGAGGACAAGTCTGAATCTCCTCTTAGGAAAGCTCTTTCTCCCATTCCTTCAAACATGATGACTCCCTGTAATGTCAATTGCCCTCCTTCATTGGAGCTGAAAACTCCAATAGGAGCACATCATATAGTTCAGAAGAACCCAGATGGTACACCTCTTGATAAGTTTAATGCACTGGGATCTAACCTAAAG GAATCTCTTATTCAACAGTATCTTGAGTTCTTAAATGTTGCGAACAA GGAAGAGCTACAGCAACTGAAA GGAATTGGTGAAAAGAGAGCAGACTACATTCTCGAGCTCCGGGAGGATTCACCCAGACCATTCCGATCT CTTTCGGACTTGGGAAACATAGGTCTATCAACGAAACAA ATCCAGGATATCCTACGCAAAACAGCCACCGGAATCTTCAAATGA